In a genomic window of Columba livia isolate bColLiv1 breed racing homer chromosome 4, bColLiv1.pat.W.v2, whole genome shotgun sequence:
- the CCNI gene encoding cyclin-I codes for MKFAGPLESQRLSLLLETAISREAQMWKAHVPKIQPNQDAAISPRQRDEVIQWLAKLKYQFHLYPETLALAISLLDRFLAAVKARPKYLNCIAISCFFLAAKTIEEDERIPVLKVLARDSFCGCSPAEIRRMEKIILDKLNWDLHMATPLDFLHIFHAVAVSNRPQLATILPKLSPSQHVAALSKQLLHCMACYQLLQFKGSMLALAIVSLELEKLLPDWLALIIELLQKAQMDSSQLIHCRELVAHHLSTLQSSLPPNPVYVYSPLQHTLVTCNRGASKRQPSSVPGPGLSQDNGRPEAPVTGTAALYPRLPAPSGCKQASTKRKVEEMEVDDFYDGIKRLYNEDIAPEVVALENVGSVCGADVSRQEGNASPCPPLQPVSVM; via the exons ATGAAGTTTGCGGGACCCCTGGAGAGCCAGAGGTTGTCTCTCCTTCTGGAGACGGCAATCTCTAGGGAAGCTCAAATGTGGAAAGCGCATGTGCCGAAAATTCAGCCCAATCAG GACGCAGCCATTTCTCCCAGGCAGAGGGATGAGGTCATCCAGTGGCTGGCCAAGCTCAAATACCAGTTCCACCTTTATCCAGAAACGCTCGCCCTGGCCATCAGCCTTCTGGACAGGTTTTTAGCTGCAGTAAAG GCCCGTCCAAAGTACCTGAACTGTATTGCaatcagctgcttcttccttgctGCAAAGACCATTGAGGAAGATGAG CGGATTCCGGTACTGAAGGTGCTGGCTCGGGACAGCTTCTGTggttgttctccagctgaaattCGCAGGATGGAGAAGATTATCCTGGATAAATTGAACTGGGATCTTCACATGGCAACGCCACTGGATTTCCTTCATATT TTCCACGCAGTCGCGGTGTCCAACAGGCCTCAGCTGGCGACCATCCTGCCCAAGCTGAGCCCCTCGCAGCACGTGGCGGCGCTcagcaagcagctgctgcactgCATGGCCTGTTACCAGCTGCTGCAGTTCAAGGGCTCCATGCTGGCGCTGGCCATCGTCagcctggagctggagaagctgctcCCGGACTGGCTGGCTCTCATCATCGAGCTGCTCCAGAAGGCACAG ATGGACAGCTCGCAGCTGATCCACTGCCGGGAGCTCGTGGCACATCACCTTTCCACTCTGCAGTCTTCTCTGCCGCCCAATCCTGTATATGTCTACAGTCCCCTCCAGCACACCCTGGTGACCTGTAACAGAGGAGCGTCCAAGCGCCAGCCCTCCTCTGTCCCAGGGCCAGGTTTGTCCCAGGACAACGGCCGGCCAGAAGCGCCCGTCACAGGTACAGCCGCGCTCTACCCGCGCCTGCCAGCTCCCAGCGGTTGCAAACAAGCCTCCACTAAGCGCAAAGTGGAAGAGATGGAAGTGGACGACTTCTACGACGGCATCAAGCGTCTCTACAACGAAGACATCGCTCCGGAGGTAGTGGCTCTTGAAAACGTGGGCTCTGTTTGCGGCG